TCCTGATTCTCGGGCGGGACCGGGAGCTGCCCATTCCGTTCGGCCCATACCTTGCCGCTGCGGGCTGGCTTACCTTACTGTGGCGGGATGACCTGATCGCCGCTTACATGCGGTTCTCCGGGTTGGGCTAGAACAGACCGGGGCCCGCCCAGAACCAGGAGGAAACGGATTCGTGCACATCATCGGCCTCACCGGCGGCATCGCCAGCGGCAAGACGACGGTCAGCGATCTGTTCGCCGGTCACGGCATTACCGTGGTGGACGCGGACGTGGCCGCCCGTCGGGTCGTGGAACCTGGACAACCTGCGTTGTCGGAACTCGTAGAGGCCTTTGGTGATCAGATCGTGACGGCCGACGGCACGCTGGACCGTCAGCAGCTGCGGAACACGGCATTCGCCGACGAAGCAGCCCGCCGGCGGCTCGAGGGGATTCTCCACCCGCGCATTCGTGCGTTCATGGACGAGGAGCTCAGCCGGGCACAAGGGCCGTATGCGATCCTGTCGGTACCGCTGCTCGTGGAGAGCAACCTGCTGGACATGGTCGACCGCGTGCTGGTGGTGGACGTCCCCGACTCGGTGCAGCGCGAGCGCCTGATCGCCCGGGACGGCAGCACCCCGGAGCAGGCGGAAGCCATTATCGCCGCACAGACCTCCCGGGAGCAGCGGCTCCGGCACGCCGACGACGTCATCGACAACACCCGGGACATGACAGCGCTGAAGCAACAGATCGAGACCCTTCATCAGGCGTACATCGCCATGGCGGAACGCAGCACCGACACGAACGCCGGTCTAGCGGAGCACTAATGGAACACGAACCAAACGACAACGAATCCATCGTCTTCGAACAGCCGCTGAACGAGCGCGTGCGCACCCTCATGCGACTGGAGCACCTGTTTGGCCAGGCCCGCTTCGCCATGGAAGGGGACACCCTGTGGCACAGCCGGCTCGGCGTCAGCACGATCGGCGAGATCCTGGACCTGTTCAGCCGCGGTGACCTCAAGACCGAGCTCATCAAGGAGCTGGACCGGGTCACCAGCCTGCTGCGGCGGCTGGAGGAACGCCCCGGTGTCGACACCGACCGCCTGAACCACGTCATTGAACGCTGCGGCACGCTGCACGAGCGGCTGGGCCAGCACACCGGGCAGCTGGGGGCCGCGCTGCGCCAGGACGATCTGCTCTCGAACGTCATGCAGCGCGCCGGCATCGCGGGGGGGACCTGCGCCTTCGACCTGCCCCGGTACCACCGCTGGCTGTCCCGTCCGGCCAGCGCCCGGCAGCACGATCTCGAGAACTGGTATGCCAGTATCGACACGGTCCGCGATGCCACCGAAACCGTGCTGGAGCTGCTGCGGGACAGCGCCATTCCCCGGGAGTGCAGTGCCCGCAAGGGCACCTACCAGCGCAACCTGGACAAGGACACCTCCTATCAGCTCGTGCGGGTGGAGCTGCCGGCGGACAGCAGCCAGTACCCGGAGATCAGCGGCACCAAGATGTTCATCACCATCCGCTTCATGGAACAAAGCGGCACCCTTGACCGCCCGCAGCAGTCCACCGAGGATATGCGGTTCGTACTGCAACTGTGCGTGCTTTGAGATGAGCGATCGCAAGGTCCCCTGCCCCAATTGCAGGAAACTGGTGGACTGGGACGGCGACAGCCCCTGGCGGCCTTTCTGCAGTGAACGCTGCAAGTCGGTGGACCTGGGTGGCTGGCTGCAGGAGAGCCACCGGATCCCGGGCATCGAGCTCCCCGAGGAACTGCTCGACGAAGTGGGCGACAGCCAGGATCCGGCCAACCACTGACCGGACCTGAGGGCTCAGGCCTCCCGCCAGAGACCGCGTATGGCCGCAATGCCTTGAGCCCGGTATCCCTGCAACTGGGGCAGGTCTTCCGGGCCCAGCCCGCCCAGGGCGTACACGGGAATCGGCACGTCGGCGATCAGCGCCTGGAACTGCGCGTCGCCCAGTGGCGTCGCATCCGGATGGCTTGCCGTTGGCCGCACCGGCCCGAGCACGGCGAAATCCGCCCCCAGTGCCACCGCCTGGTCCAGCTCCCGGGCGTCATGGCAGGAGGCGCCCACCAGGGAAGATGCGGCCAGCGGCCGCTCGCCAAGCGCCCGCACCATGGCGGCCGGCAGGTGAACCCCCGTCCCCAGCTCCCGCGCAAGGGCGACGTCGCCGTTGAGCAGCAACCGGGCACCCTGCTCTCTGGCAACCTGGGCGGCGTCGGCGGCAATCCGGCGCCAGGCGGTTGCCGAGGCGCCGGGGAGACGCAGCTGCACCAGTTCCGCCCCGCCTGCCATGTGGCGCCGCAACCGCTCCACGAACGCACTGTGCCGCTCCCCCCCGGGGACATCGGGGGTGATGAGGTAGGTCTCCGGGAGCGCTGCGGCGGTCGTGATCGGGCCATTGGCGGCGGGAAAGCGGTAGCGGGCCAGCTCCGGCGGGGGCACCCAGCGCAGCGGCTGCCCCTCGCGGCCGGACGGGGTCCCGGCGAAACGGCGCACCTCCCAGGTATCCAGTAGCACACTCTTGTCGGCATACCGCCACGGCACGCGGATCAGGGGCCGCAGCTCAAGCGGCCGGATACCCAGTTCCTCGTGCAGCTCCCGGGTCAACGCATCGCGGATGGTTTCGCCGGCCTCCACCTTGCCACCGGGGTACTCCCAGCGACCACCCTGGTGGCTGCCCTCGGCCCGGCGCGCGATCAGCACGCGCCCGTCGGGCTGGCGGATCACCCCCACGGCCACGTGAATCGGCTCGGGATCAGCGCCGCTCATGGGCGCAGGCTGCCGTCAGGTGCGGTACTCGGCATTGATGCGGACGTATTCATAGGAGAAGTCGCAGGTCCAGACCGTGGCGTCGGCATCGCCGCGCCCCAGCGCCACATGAATGGTGATCTCCTCCCGCGCCATGCGCTCCGCCGCAGCCGCTTCGCTGTAGTCGGGTGCACGCCCGCCGTGCGCGGCGATGCAGAGATCGTCGAGCCAGATGGCCACTCGATCCACATCCATGTCGTCCACGCCCGCGCGGCCGATGGCGGCCAGGATCCGGCCCCAGTTGGGATCACCCGCGAAGAACGCGGTCTTCACCAGGGGCGACTGGGCGATGGTGAAGGCCACGGCCTCCGCCTCCGCCTCGTCGCGTGCGCCGCCGACATCGATGGTGATGAAGCGTGTCGCCCCCTCCCCATCCCGCACAATGGCCTGCGCGAGTTCCTGGCACAGCGACACCATGGCCTGGTGTAGCCGTGCGAGATCATCGCTGCCGTCCGCGGGCGCGATACCACTGGCACCGGTACCGATCAGGACACAGGCGTCGTTGGTGGACGTGTCACCGTCCACGGTAATGCGGTTGAAGCTGTTGCCGACCGCGCCCCGCAAGAGGTCATCCAGCTGTGCCTGGCTCAGGTCCGCGTCGGTGGCGATGAACGCGAGCATGGTCGCCATGTCGGGGCGGATCATCCCCGCGCCCTTGGACATGCCGCTGATGGTGATCTCACCACCGCTCAGCACGACCCGCCGCGACGCCCCCTTGGGCACGGTGTCGGTGGTGAGAATACCGGCCGCCGCCGGGAGCCAGCCGTCGCTTTGCAGTGCGGTTGCAGCCGCAGGGATGGCATCGATGATGCGATCCACCGGCAGCGGCTCACCAATGACGCCGGTGGAGAACGGCAGCACCGAGGCGTCTGCCACATCCATGTGCCGCGCCACGGCCTCGCAGGTCGCGCGCGCCGCAGCCATGCCGGGCTCGCCGGTGCCGGCGTTGGCGTTACCGGTGTTGATGACCAGGAAACGCGGCTCGGCCACCCCGAGGTGATGCCGTGCCACGTGCACCGGCGCCGCACAGAAGCGGTTGCGGGTGAACACGGCGCTGACCCGGGCGCCCGGATCCAGTGCCATGAGCACCAGATCCGGGTGGTCCGGCTTCTTGATACCCGCCGCGGCGACGCCGAGGCGGACACCGGCGACGGGCGAAATGGCAGGTTGCGCGGGAAGTCCGACCGCCACGTTACAGGCTCCTCAGGTCAGACGTCCGCAGCAGTTTTTGTACTTCTTGCCGGACCCGCAGGTGCACGGCTCGTTACGCCCCACCTTCCGGCCTTCCCGGACGAAGGTGTCCGCGGTGCGCGGGGCCGCGCGCTCGCCCTGGCCGCCTCCGGTCTCACCACCTTCGGCCAGGGCACTCTGGCTTTCGGCGTGCTGATAACTGACGTCTGCGCGCTCCTGGGGCTTGGGCTGCTCCGCCTCGGCACGGTCCACATCCTCCGGCTCGCGCACCTGGACGCGCTGGAGCAGGCTGATGACCTCCCGCTGGATGCTCTCGAGCATCGCGGAGAACATGTTGAACGCGTCTTTCTTGAACTCCTGCTTCGGGTTGCGCTGCGCGTAACCACGCAGGTGGATGCCCTGACGCAGGTAATCCATGGCCGCCAGGTGCTCCTTCCACTGACTGTCCAGCACCTGCAGCATTGCAACCTTTTCGAAACGCCGCAGCGCGTCGGCGCCGACCTGTTCCTCCTTCTCGCGATACTGCTGCTGCGCGCGCTCCACGATGCGCTCACGCAACGGCTCCTCATGGAGATCGTCCTCATCTTCCAGCCACTGCCGGATCGGCAGCTCCAGGGAGAACTCCCGGCGCAGGGCCTCTTCCAGACCCGGGACGTCCCACTGCTCGTCGATGCTCCCCGGCGGGATGTACTCGTCGATGGCGCGGTTGATGACGTCCTCGCGCATGGCCTCGACGGTCTCGCTCAGGTCGTCGTCGGCCATGAGCTCCTGGCGCTGCCGGTAGATCACCCGCCGCTGGTCGTTGGCGACATCGTCGAACTCCAGCAGCTGCTTGCGGATGTCGAAGTTGTGGGTCTCGACCTTCCGCTGGGCGTTCTCGATCACCCGCGACACCATGCCGGACTCGATCGCCTCACCTTCCTGCATGCCAAGCCGCTGCATCAGGTTGGAGACACGCTCGGAGGCAAAGATGCGCAACAGGCTGTCTTCCAGGGAGAGGTAGAACCGGGTCGAGCCGGGGTCACCCTGACGCCCGGAACGGCCGCGCAGCTGATTATCGACCCGGCGCGACTCGTGCCGTTCGGTCCCGATCACATGCAGACCACCCGCCTCGATGACCTGCTGGTGGCGGCGCTGCCAGTCGGCGCGGACCGCCTCGCGCTGCTCCTCCGTGGCATCCTCGCCCAGCTCGGCAAGCTCCGCGTCCAGGTTGCCGCCCAGCACGATGTCGGTGCCGCGACCCGCCATGTTGGTGGCAATGGTCACGGCGCCCGGCTCACCGGCCTTGGCAATGATCGGCGCTTCCCGGTCGTGCTGCTTGGCGTTGAGCACCTCATGGGGAATACCGGCCTCGTCCAGGCTCCTGGAGATCACCTCGGAGACGTCGATGGAGGCTGTCCCCACGAGAATCGGCCGGCCCGCCTCGCGATTGGCGATGATGTCCTCGACGATGGCGTTGATCTTGTCGCTCTGATTGAGATAGACGAGATCGTTGTTGTCCTCACGGACCATCGGCCGGTGCGTCGGGATGACCGTGACCTCGAGGCCGTAGATGTGCTGGAACTCGTAGGCCTCCGTGTCGGCCGTGCCGGTCATGCCGGAGAGCTTGTCGTACAGGCGGAAGAAGTTCTGGAAAGTGATCGAGGCAAGGGTCTGGTTCTCCTTGCGCACGGGCAGCCCTTCCTTCGCTTCCACTGCCTGGTGCAGCCCATCGGACCACCGCCGCCCGGGCATGGCGCGCCCGGTGAACTCGTCCACGATCACCACCTGCTCGTCGCGCACCAGGTACTGGTCATTGCGATGATAGAGATGATGCGCACGCAGCGCCGCGTTGATGTGGTGCAACAGCCCGATGTTGCGGGGATCGTAGAGGCTCTCCCCTTCCTTGAGCATGCCGGTCTCGGAGAGCATCTCCTCGACGCGATCATGCCCCTCTTCGGTCAGGTAGGCCTGGCGGGACTTGAGGTCCAGCCAGAAGTCGCCCGGCCCCTCTTCCTCTTCCTGCTTCTCCAGCCTCGGGATCAACTGGTTGATCCCCTCGTAGAGCTGTGAACTCTGTTCGGCAGGACCGGAGATGATCAGGGGGGTGCGCGCCTCGTCGATGAGGATGGAGTCCACCTCGTCGACGATGGCGAAGCCGAGATCCCGCTGCATGCGGTCTTCAAGCCGGAACGCCATGTTGTCGCGCAGGTAATCGAAACCGAATTCGTTGTTGGTGCCGTAGACGATGTCACAGGCATAGGCCGCCTTCTTGTCCTCGTGGGCCATGCCAGGCACCACCACCCCCGTCTCCAGCCCGAGAAAGCCGTAGATGCGCCCCATCCACTCGGCATCACGCCGGGCGAGGTAGTCGTTAACCGTCACCACGTGGACGCTGTTGCCGCTCAGGGCGTTGAGGTAGGCGGCGAGTGTGGCAACCAGGGTCTTGCCCTCCCCGGTCTTCATTTCGGCGATGCGCCCGGAATGCAGGACCATGCCGCCGATGAGCTGGACATCGAAATGCCGCATGCCCAGGGTGCGCCGTGCGGCCTCGCGAACCGTGGCGAACGCATCCGGCAACAACGCGTCGAGACTCTCCCCGTTGGCATGCCGCTCCCTGAAAGCATCCGTACGCGCCCGGAGTTCCTCGTCGGTCAGCGCTTCGACCTCGGGCTCAAGGGCGTTGATCCGGTCCACGTTCTTCCA
The Aquisalimonas asiatica genome window above contains:
- a CDS encoding Nudix family hydrolase, translating into MSGADPEPIHVAVGVIRQPDGRVLIARRAEGSHQGGRWEYPGGKVEAGETIRDALTRELHEELGIRPLELRPLIRVPWRYADKSVLLDTWEVRRFAGTPSGREGQPLRWVPPPELARYRFPAANGPITTAAALPETYLITPDVPGGERHSAFVERLRRHMAGGAELVQLRLPGASATAWRRIAADAAQVAREQGARLLLNGDVALARELGTGVHLPAAMVRALGERPLAASSLVGASCHDARELDQAVALGADFAVLGPVRPTASHPDATPLGDAQFQALIADVPIPVYALGGLGPEDLPQLQGYRAQGIAAIRGLWREA
- the secA gene encoding preprotein translocase subunit SecA — its product is MLGAIAKKVFGTRNERQVRKHWKNVDRINALEPEVEALTDEELRARTDAFRERHANGESLDALLPDAFATVREAARRTLGMRHFDVQLIGGMVLHSGRIAEMKTGEGKTLVATLAAYLNALSGNSVHVVTVNDYLARRDAEWMGRIYGFLGLETGVVVPGMAHEDKKAAYACDIVYGTNNEFGFDYLRDNMAFRLEDRMQRDLGFAIVDEVDSILIDEARTPLIISGPAEQSSQLYEGINQLIPRLEKQEEEEGPGDFWLDLKSRQAYLTEEGHDRVEEMLSETGMLKEGESLYDPRNIGLLHHINAALRAHHLYHRNDQYLVRDEQVVIVDEFTGRAMPGRRWSDGLHQAVEAKEGLPVRKENQTLASITFQNFFRLYDKLSGMTGTADTEAYEFQHIYGLEVTVIPTHRPMVREDNNDLVYLNQSDKINAIVEDIIANREAGRPILVGTASIDVSEVISRSLDEAGIPHEVLNAKQHDREAPIIAKAGEPGAVTIATNMAGRGTDIVLGGNLDAELAELGEDATEEQREAVRADWQRRHQQVIEAGGLHVIGTERHESRRVDNQLRGRSGRQGDPGSTRFYLSLEDSLLRIFASERVSNLMQRLGMQEGEAIESGMVSRVIENAQRKVETHNFDIRKQLLEFDDVANDQRRVIYRQRQELMADDDLSETVEAMREDVINRAIDEYIPPGSIDEQWDVPGLEEALRREFSLELPIRQWLEDEDDLHEEPLRERIVERAQQQYREKEEQVGADALRRFEKVAMLQVLDSQWKEHLAAMDYLRQGIHLRGYAQRNPKQEFKKDAFNMFSAMLESIQREVISLLQRVQVREPEDVDRAEAEQPKPQERADVSYQHAESQSALAEGGETGGGQGERAAPRTADTFVREGRKVGRNEPCTCGSGKKYKNCCGRLT
- a CDS encoding DNA gyrase inhibitor YacG, translated to MSDRKVPCPNCRKLVDWDGDSPWRPFCSERCKSVDLGGWLQESHRIPGIELPEELLDEVGDSQDPANH
- the argJ gene encoding bifunctional glutamate N-acetyltransferase/amino-acid acetyltransferase ArgJ — encoded protein: MAVGLPAQPAISPVAGVRLGVAAAGIKKPDHPDLVLMALDPGARVSAVFTRNRFCAAPVHVARHHLGVAEPRFLVINTGNANAGTGEPGMAAARATCEAVARHMDVADASVLPFSTGVIGEPLPVDRIIDAIPAAATALQSDGWLPAAAGILTTDTVPKGASRRVVLSGGEITISGMSKGAGMIRPDMATMLAFIATDADLSQAQLDDLLRGAVGNSFNRITVDGDTSTNDACVLIGTGASGIAPADGSDDLARLHQAMVSLCQELAQAIVRDGEGATRFITIDVGGARDEAEAEAVAFTIAQSPLVKTAFFAGDPNWGRILAAIGRAGVDDMDVDRVAIWLDDLCIAAHGGRAPDYSEAAAAERMAREEITIHVALGRGDADATVWTCDFSYEYVRINAEYRT
- the zapD gene encoding cell division protein ZapD, whose product is MEHEPNDNESIVFEQPLNERVRTLMRLEHLFGQARFAMEGDTLWHSRLGVSTIGEILDLFSRGDLKTELIKELDRVTSLLRRLEERPGVDTDRLNHVIERCGTLHERLGQHTGQLGAALRQDDLLSNVMQRAGIAGGTCAFDLPRYHRWLSRPASARQHDLENWYASIDTVRDATETVLELLRDSAIPRECSARKGTYQRNLDKDTSYQLVRVELPADSSQYPEISGTKMFITIRFMEQSGTLDRPQQSTEDMRFVLQLCVL
- the coaE gene encoding dephospho-CoA kinase (Dephospho-CoA kinase (CoaE) performs the final step in coenzyme A biosynthesis.), with amino-acid sequence MHIIGLTGGIASGKTTVSDLFAGHGITVVDADVAARRVVEPGQPALSELVEAFGDQIVTADGTLDRQQLRNTAFADEAARRRLEGILHPRIRAFMDEELSRAQGPYAILSVPLLVESNLLDMVDRVLVVDVPDSVQRERLIARDGSTPEQAEAIIAAQTSREQRLRHADDVIDNTRDMTALKQQIETLHQAYIAMAERSTDTNAGLAEH